The Agrococcus sp. SGAir0287 DNA window GCCGGCGGGCTGACCCGTCGGCTCTCGAGGGTCACGCGACCCCGAGCTCTCCGGAGCGCACGAGCATCGCGGCTCCTCGCACGACGACGTCGTCGCCGTGCGCGGTCATGGCGACGACGACCTCCTGGCCGTCATCGAGGGTGCGCTCGCGCAGCGTGCGCTCGGCGGCGCGCGCGAGGGGTCCGTCGAGCAGGTCGGCGGGTCCCGACAGGACGACGCGCGGCAGGTCGAGCACGCCGACGATCGGCGCGAGCGCGATGCCGAGGCGGTGGCCGGCCTCGTCGAGGATGCGGTCGTGCTCGGATGCGTCGGCCTCGGCGAGCGCCTGACGGAGCCTCGGCTCCGCGAGCCAGGCCTCGAGGCATCCGTCCCGCCCGCAGGCGCAGCGGGGTCCGCCGTCGGTGCCGATCGTCACGTGCCCGATCTCGCCGGCCGCGGATCGCGTGCCGCGCACGGGCACGCCGCCGACGGCGAGGCCGGCGCCGACGCCGAGACCGATGCGCACGACGAGGACGTCGGCGTCCGAGCGTCCGCGCTCGGCGAGGAGGGCCGCGTTCGCGTCGTTGGCGACGTGGACGGGCACCCCGAGCTCGGCGACGAGCCGGTCGCGCAGCGCGAGCCCGTGCCAGTCGAGGTTCGGCGCCTGCAGCACGACGCCGTCGACGTCCACGACGCCGGGCGTGCCGACGCCGACGCCGACGACGCGGACGCCCGCGCGGTCGCGGAGGGTGCGGGCGAGCTCGAGCACGAGCGCGAGCGCATCCTCCCCTCGCGTGCCGCGCGTGGGCACCTCCGCCCGATCGAGCACGGTGCCGTCGACGGCGAGGAGCGCGCCGCGGAAGGCGGTGGCGTCGGAGAGGTCGAGGCCGACGATCTGGAACGCGTCGCGCGCGAGGTCGACGAGGGTCGCCGGCTTGCCGGGTCTCGGGTCCTCGCGGTGACCGAGCTCGACGAGCAGCCCCTCGGCGACGAGCTCGCCGACGAGGTCGGAGACCGTCACGCGCGTCAGCGCGGTCGCCCGGGCGAGGTCGGCGCGGGACGAGGGGCCCTCGTCGAGGAGGGTCTGCAGCACGAGCGTGCGGTTGTGCGCGCGTGCGTGCTCGGGCAGCACCTTGTGCCGTCGCTTGGCCCCGGCGGCGAACGCGTCGCGGGGCAGGGCGACGGCGGCGTCGGAGCGGACCTGGGTGGGTGCCATGTTTGTTAGTACACCTTCCATACAAACGCGCCGCAAGAGGTGTCGGATCACGATCCGGTCACGACGGCGCCACCCGACCGCGCACGGCGGGGTCGCTCGACTCATCCCGAGGTCTGATGCAGCGCACGGGTCGAGTCGGCTAGCGTGAGGGCATGCACGACCTGCGCCTCGAGGAGCTGAACGCCAAGAACGCCGTGGCAGCCAACGGCCTGACGCTCAAGCGCGGGCAGGAGGCCTTCCTCGTGCCCGCCTCGAACGAGGCCTACGTCGACCAGTCGTCGACCTGGACGCGCGTCGTCTACGCCGGCGACGAGCTCGTCGCGTACATCATGGCCAACTTCGACCCCGAGGCGAGGGCCGAGGAGTACCGCTGCAGCGTCCTGCGCATGCACGTCGCCGCGACGGCGCAGGGCCAGGGCGTCGGCACGTACGCCGTCGACCAGGTCGCCGCGGAGGGCAAGCGCCGCGGCTTCGACGCGCTCTACGCGATCTGGGAGCAGGGCGAGCTCGGCCCCGAGCCGTTCTTCACGGCCATCGGCTTCGAGGTCGTCGGCCAGACGGAGTTCGGCGACCAGATCGGCCGCCGCCCGCTGTAGCGCGCTGCGCCCCGGCGGATCCCCCGCCCGCCCGACGCCGCGCTCCGTCGCGTCTCGCAGGCGATCCCGCCCCACGAGGGAAGATCGCCCTCACGAGCCGGAATCGCCTGCGCAACGCAGAGGGCACGGTTCGGTACCGTACGCTGAGCCCGGCGCCGCCGCGGGCGCCGAACGTCGCCGCGGTCGCCGCGACGTCAGGCCGTCGCGAGCGCCGCGCGCACGTCGCCGCCCGCGGCATCGAGCAGCGCCTGCGCACCCGTCGCGTCCCGGTCGGCGAGCAGCATGACGATCGCGACCTTCGCGTGCTCGCCCGCCGCGGCGAGCGCGTCCGCCGCAGCCGCACGATCCGCACCCGTCGCCTCGGCGACGATCCGCTGCGCGCGGTCGACGAGCTTCGCGTTGGTGGGCCTCACGTCGACCATGAGGTTGCCGTAGGCCTTGCCGGTGCGCACCATGCTCGCCGTCGAGAGCATGTTGCACACGAGCTTCTGGGCCGTGCCGGCCTTGAGTCGCGTGGACCCCGTGAGCACCTCGGGGCCTGTCGCGACCTCGATCGCGACGTCCGCGGCCGCGCCGATGCGCGAGCCAGGGTTGCACGCGA harbors:
- a CDS encoding ROK family transcriptional regulator gives rise to the protein MAPTQVRSDAAVALPRDAFAAGAKRRHKVLPEHARAHNRTLVLQTLLDEGPSSRADLARATALTRVTVSDLVGELVAEGLLVELGHREDPRPGKPATLVDLARDAFQIVGLDLSDATAFRGALLAVDGTVLDRAEVPTRGTRGEDALALVLELARTLRDRAGVRVVGVGVGTPGVVDVDGVVLQAPNLDWHGLALRDRLVAELGVPVHVANDANAALLAERGRSDADVLVVRIGLGVGAGLAVGGVPVRGTRSAAGEIGHVTIGTDGGPRCACGRDGCLEAWLAEPRLRQALAEADASEHDRILDEAGHRLGIALAPIVGVLDLPRVVLSGPADLLDGPLARAAERTLRERTLDDGQEVVVAMTAHGDDVVVRGAAMLVRSGELGVA
- a CDS encoding GNAT family N-acetyltransferase: MHDLRLEELNAKNAVAANGLTLKRGQEAFLVPASNEAYVDQSSTWTRVVYAGDELVAYIMANFDPEARAEEYRCSVLRMHVAATAQGQGVGTYAVDQVAAEGKRRGFDALYAIWEQGELGPEPFFTAIGFEVVGQTEFGDQIGRRPL